From the genome of Kaistella daneshvariae, one region includes:
- a CDS encoding RagB/SusD family nutrient uptake outer membrane protein has translation MKSIKLILLVLLVGFVQSCREEYLNEPKPTDAVAPTVAYGSYEGAKAHIAGILRRTRGQFTATDAGNLGSMYFARENKGNITMNNGSWFAFDYENDNREPNYRRTVFTWNFPYYHINQLNAFIAGVNGSTAIGEPQKNELLGQAYTMRAFFYFELSLEFQHTYTFNPSLPAPPIYTEPGALEGKPMSTMQEMYKFITDDLEKAITIGSMKRDNKSYFNKAVSYAVAARVYQVMGNWPKAGEYAKLAYGGNPANVLDKATLVEVADVDDVDKDGDKTEIISRYSTGNYQNGFDDMNEGVEWLLADPQTADQSNYYYLAPHGFYTRTESAYNNSFINKGFVAKFAPTDVRYQFKQTGVTDYRQWYTTKFKFSFEADLALIRTPEMILIEAEALYHSNEAAAHDLLYLLQKTRDPLAVKSANTGAALLEEILTERKKELYGEIGVEWFDAKRLQRGLPRDSYHRVNLASKPMLPNDKRFFLKIPQAEIDANPNIDPAINANR, from the coding sequence ATGAAAAGTATAAAATTAATCTTACTCGTACTTTTGGTTGGATTTGTTCAATCATGTCGTGAGGAATATTTAAATGAACCGAAACCAACCGATGCGGTAGCGCCTACAGTGGCGTATGGTTCATACGAGGGTGCAAAAGCACACATTGCCGGGATTTTAAGAAGAACCCGTGGACAGTTTACAGCAACAGATGCAGGTAACTTAGGTTCTATGTATTTTGCTAGAGAAAATAAGGGAAATATTACCATGAATAACGGTAGCTGGTTTGCTTTCGATTACGAAAACGATAACAGAGAGCCTAACTACAGAAGAACTGTATTTACCTGGAATTTCCCGTATTACCACATCAACCAATTAAACGCGTTTATCGCTGGTGTAAACGGTAGTACTGCAATTGGTGAGCCTCAAAAAAATGAATTATTAGGACAAGCATACACAATGCGTGCATTCTTCTATTTCGAATTGAGCTTAGAGTTCCAGCACACGTATACTTTTAATCCATCTTTGCCAGCTCCTCCAATCTATACTGAGCCAGGTGCACTGGAAGGTAAGCCAATGAGTACAATGCAGGAAATGTATAAATTCATCACTGATGATTTAGAAAAAGCAATTACAATTGGTTCAATGAAGCGTGATAACAAATCTTACTTCAACAAAGCAGTTAGCTATGCTGTTGCAGCAAGAGTATATCAGGTGATGGGTAACTGGCCAAAAGCTGGAGAATACGCTAAACTTGCTTACGGTGGTAATCCGGCGAACGTATTGGATAAAGCAACTTTAGTTGAGGTTGCTGATGTTGATGACGTAGACAAGGACGGCGACAAAACTGAGATTATCTCAAGGTATTCAACCGGAAATTATCAAAATGGTTTCGACGATATGAATGAAGGAGTGGAATGGTTATTAGCAGATCCTCAAACTGCAGACCAGTCTAACTATTATTATCTTGCTCCACACGGTTTCTATACAAGAACAGAAAGTGCTTATAATAACTCATTCATCAACAAAGGATTTGTTGCGAAATTTGCACCGACAGATGTGAGATACCAGTTTAAGCAAACAGGAGTTACTGACTACAGACAATGGTATACCACTAAATTCAAATTCTCTTTCGAGGCGGATTTAGCACTTATCAGAACTCCAGAGATGATTTTAATCGAAGCTGAAGCTTTATATCACTCTAACGAGGCTGCAGCTCATGACTTGCTATATTTACTTCAAAAAACTAGAGATCCACTTGCAGTAAAATCTGCTAATACAGGTGCAGCTCTATTGGAAGAAATTCTAACTGAAAGAAAGAAAGAGCTTTATGGCGAAATCGGTGTAGAATGGTTTGATGCAAAACGCCTACAAAGAGGATTGCCAAGAGATTCTTACCACCGTGTAAATCTTGCAAGCAAACCAATGTTGCCAAATGATAAGAGATTCTTCTTAAAGATTCCTCAAGCAGAAATCGATGCGAATCCAAATATCGACCCAGCAATTAATGCTAACAGATAA
- a CDS encoding putative porin, which yields MRYLLFCLLFFGYGVHAQTLNKTDSNRVKPGDTLVIDSGFKDSLKIFKPTIYDYTYQTQFSEKKIFDTVFTKDKTFIFSQYNNRDNFGRIQFANIGSGFQQLVYEVNPEQNLSLLPTNKSYFIKGINDIRYYDVKTPTTAFIYHNAVRNGAQLQSTYTQNIGKTFNFAVEYIGLRSQGLYRNSLAANNSTEFSGHYFSKNKKYEGFAHFIHQNVNNQEYGGIADLDLFLNGNSDFNNRENLEVNLTNSTSRFSYRRYYFSHEFRPFSSEKFPFKIRHTIFHQGNKYYYSQSAPENFYFTNESELLDYPTNSKKYSKNLSNTVSILFDKENFKLDAGLRYQIIKLGIGDKLPQNLNIPAELSENRLGAVGNLKINLWDKVALNSNLEFSRGNEFGNFLRSQNLLRFEPFPEYFVNAKVNFQSVSPSFNLLINPSVYRKFNYYLADPKNETITEIGGDVNLKWFQSKVFGNFFRIDNYTFLNSEAQPQQSSSSLNISQIGGEATFSYGKFHLNPKVLFQSALGNKDVLPMPNLVVRANLFWQSKAFKNAAEIQTGVKVYYFSKFNSREYFPVLNEFILPDSNSYAIGGQPIADVYFNLKVKRMFFFLEAQHVNTTIMQNKSFTAPFYPLYDFRLNIGIVWYLFS from the coding sequence ATGAGATACCTCCTGTTCTGTCTGCTTTTTTTTGGTTACGGAGTGCATGCTCAAACACTCAATAAAACCGATTCCAACAGGGTAAAACCTGGCGATACCCTGGTTATTGATTCGGGTTTTAAAGACTCTTTGAAGATTTTTAAACCTACCATTTACGATTACACCTACCAAACCCAGTTTTCCGAGAAAAAAATCTTCGATACGGTTTTCACGAAAGATAAAACCTTTATCTTCTCGCAATATAATAACCGCGATAATTTCGGCCGAATTCAGTTTGCAAACATCGGGTCAGGCTTTCAGCAGCTGGTGTATGAGGTAAATCCCGAGCAAAATCTCTCACTGCTGCCTACCAATAAATCGTATTTTATAAAAGGCATCAACGACATCCGGTATTACGATGTTAAAACTCCAACCACGGCTTTTATCTACCACAATGCCGTGCGAAATGGCGCCCAATTACAATCCACGTACACCCAAAACATTGGTAAAACTTTCAATTTTGCGGTAGAATATATTGGTTTGCGCTCCCAGGGTTTGTACCGAAATTCCTTAGCTGCAAATAATTCCACCGAATTTTCCGGACATTATTTTTCCAAAAACAAAAAATACGAGGGTTTTGCACACTTTATCCACCAAAATGTAAACAACCAAGAATACGGCGGTATCGCAGATCTCGATCTATTTTTAAATGGAAATTCTGACTTCAATAACCGTGAAAATTTAGAGGTCAATCTTACCAATTCTACATCGCGTTTTTCCTACCGCCGCTATTATTTTAGCCACGAATTTCGCCCTTTTTCCTCGGAAAAATTTCCTTTTAAAATCCGCCACACCATTTTTCATCAGGGAAATAAATATTATTACAGCCAGTCCGCGCCGGAAAATTTCTATTTTACCAACGAATCAGAATTACTAGATTATCCGACAAATTCTAAAAAATATTCAAAAAATTTAAGCAATACAGTTAGTATTTTATTCGATAAGGAGAATTTTAAACTGGACGCCGGTTTGCGTTATCAGATTATAAAGCTCGGAATCGGTGATAAATTGCCGCAAAACCTCAATATTCCTGCGGAACTTTCAGAAAACCGTCTTGGCGCTGTCGGAAATTTAAAAATCAACCTTTGGGATAAAGTTGCGCTGAATTCCAATTTGGAATTTTCTCGCGGAAACGAATTTGGAAATTTTCTGCGCTCGCAAAATTTGCTGCGGTTTGAGCCTTTTCCGGAATATTTTGTGAATGCAAAAGTGAATTTTCAGAGCGTGTCGCCGAGTTTTAATTTGCTCATCAATCCTTCTGTTTACCGAAAATTCAATTATTATTTAGCAGATCCGAAAAATGAAACCATTACAGAAATTGGTGGCGATGTCAATTTAAAATGGTTCCAAAGCAAGGTTTTTGGTAATTTTTTCCGCATCGATAATTACACCTTTTTGAATTCTGAAGCGCAGCCGCAGCAAAGTTCCAGCTCCCTGAATATTTCCCAAATCGGCGGTGAAGCCACTTTTTCTTACGGAAAATTTCACCTGAATCCGAAAGTGCTTTTCCAAAGCGCTTTAGGTAATAAAGATGTTTTGCCGATGCCAAATCTTGTGGTGCGCGCCAATTTATTTTGGCAGTCCAAAGCTTTTAAAAATGCTGCCGAAATACAGACCGGCGTAAAAGTTTACTATTTTTCTAAATTTAATTCACGCGAATATTTCCCTGTGCTGAACGAATTTATCTTACCGGACTCCAATTCATACGCAATTGGCGGTCAGCCCATTGCCGACGTTTATTTTAATTTAAAGGTTAAACGCATGTTCTTCTTCCTCGAAGCGCAGCATGTGAACACCACCATTATGCAAAATAAATCGTTCACTGCGCCCTTTTACCCACTTTATGATTTCCGTCTGAACATCGGTATTGTTTGGTATTTATTCAGCTAA
- a CDS encoding SusC/RagA family TonB-linked outer membrane protein → MNCKLRLLSAGVLFFIGHSAFAQQQKRDTVGGEQKIEEVVVVAFGTQKKEAIVGSVATVDKKVIENQQATSVLSALQGTVAGVNVISTGGMPGDNPSIYIRGIASINASTQPLIIVDGSPYGGNVNSIPQDQVESMSILKDASATALYGSRAANGVIIITTKKGRLNSKPRVNISSLVGVSSSAVKFHEVLGAEDFMKGTWQAIKNNRIRNNGASEATAAQYATDNLVNTLTYNPYNVAKPVDVNGNVVDGATLLWDTDWRKELVNEAAFKQEHRFNVSGGSDNTTYFLGADYLDMYGNIKTSKFERIGLRGNVESKVNDWLKVGLNSSFTSSTQNYPVQSGSTYASAIQWIYTLPNIYPLYMRDQSGNLILDNFGKPQYDYGNEGASGRLVNAQRDVLNNENAVGALFNNKIRYNRYDMFANGFAEVSFTNYLKLRSQGSFQLYTLDTNEYDHYRYGAAASVKGRVSQSRDLAKTINWTNTLSFDKKYGDHSVQAQAIFELMDYRYDALSAQGTGYLPDVFVLNGSTTPESVGGYVNQERLVGYLGRAAYNYANKYFIEGSVRTDGSTRFAPETRWGTFYSVGAAWVVSQESFFQNDIMNNFKLKGSYGELGNNATASYFPYLETYATGWNQLDQTGIILGGARDYFLTWEKTASTNFGAELGFFNNRITAEVDYFNKESIDLIYAKPLPGSTGNTSITTNVGSLRNYGWEFNVNTRNITTQNFSWTSNFNLTLENNEITELTQKSFINGTKRWEVGRSLFDFFLVEWAGVDPTTGMGTWYVNQTDANGNVTRVASTDYNAANSEANKRYVGSSLPKARGGFTNNFKYGNFELNSLFNFAFGAKIYDSSYASLMTGFSSAGRQQSVDVLNAWQKPGDITDVPVNIMSNNQNASTSTRFLYDNDFIRLKALSLGYNVNKNLIENIGINNIKIYLQGENLWTWQTHEGIDPEQGISGTTDSRSYNLRTISLGFNIGF, encoded by the coding sequence ATGAATTGTAAATTACGATTGTTAAGCGCAGGAGTATTGTTCTTCATCGGACATTCTGCATTTGCACAACAACAGAAACGAGATACTGTTGGAGGTGAGCAAAAAATTGAGGAGGTTGTTGTTGTGGCTTTCGGTACTCAAAAGAAAGAAGCAATTGTTGGTTCAGTAGCTACTGTTGATAAAAAAGTGATTGAAAACCAGCAGGCTACTAGTGTCTTATCCGCGTTGCAGGGAACTGTAGCTGGGGTAAACGTAATTTCTACTGGTGGTATGCCAGGTGATAACCCATCCATTTATATTAGAGGTATTGCTTCAATTAACGCAAGCACACAGCCGCTAATTATCGTGGACGGATCACCATACGGAGGTAACGTAAACTCTATTCCACAGGATCAGGTAGAATCAATGAGTATTTTGAAAGATGCATCTGCTACAGCACTTTATGGTTCTCGTGCTGCTAATGGTGTAATCATCATTACTACTAAAAAAGGACGTCTTAATTCTAAACCACGTGTGAACATCAGTTCGTTGGTAGGTGTATCTTCGTCTGCTGTAAAATTCCATGAGGTTTTAGGTGCTGAGGATTTCATGAAAGGAACATGGCAAGCGATTAAAAATAACAGAATCCGTAACAACGGTGCAAGTGAAGCAACTGCAGCACAATATGCGACCGATAATCTAGTAAATACATTAACTTATAACCCTTACAACGTAGCGAAGCCTGTAGATGTAAACGGTAATGTTGTTGATGGTGCTACTTTATTGTGGGATACAGACTGGAGAAAAGAGTTGGTAAATGAAGCTGCTTTCAAACAAGAGCACAGATTCAATGTTTCTGGAGGTAGCGATAATACTACTTACTTTTTAGGAGCTGATTACTTGGATATGTACGGAAACATCAAAACTTCAAAATTCGAAAGAATTGGGTTGAGAGGTAACGTAGAATCAAAAGTTAATGACTGGTTGAAAGTTGGTTTGAATTCTTCATTCACATCTTCTACCCAAAACTATCCGGTACAGTCTGGTAGTACTTATGCAAGTGCAATCCAGTGGATTTACACCTTGCCTAATATCTATCCTCTTTATATGAGAGATCAGTCAGGTAACCTGATTTTAGATAACTTTGGTAAACCACAGTACGATTATGGTAACGAAGGTGCATCAGGAAGATTGGTTAACGCTCAGCGAGATGTTCTTAATAACGAAAACGCGGTAGGAGCTTTATTCAACAACAAAATCAGATATAACAGATATGATATGTTTGCTAATGGTTTTGCTGAAGTTTCTTTCACCAACTATTTGAAATTAAGATCTCAGGGGTCATTCCAATTGTACACTTTGGATACCAACGAATATGACCACTATAGATATGGTGCAGCTGCGAGCGTAAAAGGTCGTGTTTCTCAATCAAGAGATTTAGCGAAAACCATTAACTGGACCAACACTTTGTCTTTTGACAAAAAGTATGGTGATCACAGTGTTCAGGCACAAGCGATCTTTGAATTGATGGATTACCGTTACGATGCTTTAAGTGCACAAGGTACAGGTTATCTTCCGGACGTTTTTGTATTAAACGGTTCTACAACTCCAGAAAGTGTTGGTGGATATGTTAATCAGGAAAGATTAGTAGGTTATTTGGGACGTGCTGCCTATAACTATGCTAACAAATATTTCATTGAAGGTTCTGTTAGAACAGACGGTTCTACAAGATTTGCTCCGGAAACCAGATGGGGTACTTTCTACTCTGTAGGTGCTGCTTGGGTAGTTAGCCAGGAAAGCTTCTTCCAGAATGACATCATGAACAACTTCAAACTGAAAGGATCTTATGGTGAACTAGGTAATAACGCTACTGCTAGTTACTTCCCTTACCTTGAAACTTATGCTACAGGTTGGAATCAACTAGACCAAACCGGTATTATCTTAGGTGGTGCACGTGACTATTTCTTAACTTGGGAAAAAACAGCATCAACTAACTTTGGAGCTGAACTTGGATTCTTCAACAACCGCATTACTGCTGAAGTTGATTATTTCAACAAAGAATCAATTGACTTGATCTATGCAAAACCACTTCCAGGATCTACAGGTAATACATCAATTACCACCAACGTTGGATCTTTAAGAAACTATGGTTGGGAATTTAATGTAAACACAAGAAACATCACTACTCAGAATTTTAGCTGGACATCCAACTTTAATTTAACGTTAGAAAATAACGAAATTACAGAACTTACTCAGAAATCATTCATCAATGGAACGAAGAGATGGGAAGTTGGTAGATCATTATTTGATTTCTTCTTAGTAGAATGGGCTGGTGTTGATCCGACTACAGGTATGGGTACATGGTATGTTAACCAAACCGATGCAAACGGAAACGTTACCCGTGTAGCTTCTACAGATTATAATGCTGCAAACAGCGAAGCGAACAAGAGATATGTAGGAAGCTCATTGCCAAAAGCAAGAGGAGGTTTCACCAACAATTTTAAATACGGTAATTTTGAATTAAATTCTTTATTTAACTTTGCATTTGGAGCGAAAATCTATGATTCATCATATGCATCGTTGATGACAGGATTCTCCTCAGCTGGAAGACAGCAGAGTGTAGACGTACTTAACGCTTGGCAAAAACCAGGTGACATTACAGATGTACCAGTAAACATTATGTCTAATAACCAAAATGCTTCAACTTCAACGAGATTCTTATACGATAATGATTTCATTAGATTGAAAGCGCTTTCTTTAGGCTATAATGTAAATAAAAACCTTATCGAAAACATCGGAATTAACAACATAAAAATTTATTTACAAGGGGAGAACCTTTGGACATGGCAAACCCACGAAGGTATCGATCCTGAACAAGGTATCTCAGGAACTACCGACAGTAGATCTTACAACCTAAGAACAATCTCATTAGGGTTTAATATTGGATTTTAA
- the infB gene encoding translation initiation factor IF-2 — translation MPKIRLNKAVKEFNISMSRLVEFLQSKGIEVESNPNAQLEESAYSALEAEFRKDSEQRKASHEVVIAKVPEEKLEIEPAQPEVIRAKASLRPETKILGKIDLEQRAQEVKEEKAAPEPVAEVKSAVEPAPVAEKQEFKVLDKIDLSQIEGNKPRSSKKDQPKTEEKPAEQPAPEKTAETTVAPAETSAPAAEAQKSGEAADPDHIETVYKKLDGPKILKQTVDLSQFNKPKPQGGAAGAKKKRKRIEKPNPTGTTQAGQGTGTRPSGQGGNRPPGQAGNNRPGTQGGNRPGYQGGGGANRGPARRGAVMPVELTDEQVKNQIKETLEKLTSKAGKNKGAKYRKEKRVYRREQDERQEEMDAADRSLKVTEFITVGELASLMNVSPMEVISACFSLGVMVTMNQRLEADTLLLVADEFGYKIEFSDADIEESALEEDTDTEEDMVFRAPIVTVMGHVDHGKTSLLDYIRKTNVIAGESGGITQHIGAYNVKLENGQRITFLDTPGHEAFTAMRARGAQITDIAIIVIAADDDVMPQTKEAISHAQAAGVPMIIALNKVDKPNSNPDNIRQQLSSMNILVEEWGGNVQSQEVSAKFGNNMDVLLEKVLLQAEMLDLKANPNKNASGVVIEASLDKGRGYVSTILVQAGTLKVGDYVLAGKNHGKVKAMLDERGKPMEEAGPSIPVTILGLDGAPTAGDRFRVFEDEREAKTIATKREQLQREQSVRTKKHVTLDELGRRIALGDFKELNIILKGDVDGSVEALSDQLQSLSTEEISVKIIHQGVGQITESDVLLAAASDAIMIGFNVRAGVNAKDLADKEEIEIRTYSVIYAAIDDVKEAMEGMLSPEIKEQVIGNVEIREVFKISKVGTIAGCMVLTGKITRNSKIRLLRDGIVKFDGELESLKRFKDDVKEVTKGYECGLNIKGFNDIEVGDILEVYEEISVKKKLK, via the coding sequence ATGCCAAAAATTAGATTAAACAAAGCGGTAAAGGAATTTAATATTTCGATGTCCAGACTTGTGGAATTTCTGCAGTCGAAAGGAATCGAGGTAGAAAGTAACCCGAACGCTCAATTGGAAGAATCGGCATATTCTGCATTAGAAGCTGAGTTTCGCAAAGACTCGGAACAAAGGAAAGCTTCTCATGAGGTGGTGATCGCTAAAGTTCCGGAAGAAAAGCTGGAAATAGAGCCGGCACAGCCTGAGGTAATAAGAGCCAAAGCAAGTCTGAGACCTGAAACCAAAATTTTAGGTAAGATTGATCTGGAACAACGTGCGCAAGAAGTGAAAGAAGAAAAAGCTGCGCCCGAACCCGTGGCAGAAGTTAAATCTGCTGTTGAGCCAGCACCTGTTGCAGAGAAACAGGAGTTTAAAGTACTGGACAAAATTGATTTGTCGCAAATCGAGGGCAATAAGCCAAGATCTTCTAAAAAAGATCAACCGAAAACCGAAGAAAAACCTGCGGAACAACCTGCTCCTGAAAAAACAGCAGAAACCACGGTTGCACCAGCGGAAACTTCGGCGCCGGCCGCCGAAGCACAAAAATCGGGAGAAGCAGCAGATCCGGATCATATTGAAACCGTTTACAAAAAGTTAGACGGTCCCAAAATCCTGAAACAAACTGTAGATTTATCGCAGTTTAATAAGCCAAAACCGCAAGGTGGAGCTGCAGGTGCGAAAAAGAAAAGAAAACGTATTGAAAAACCTAATCCTACCGGAACAACTCAGGCTGGACAGGGAACTGGTACACGTCCATCGGGACAAGGTGGCAACCGTCCGCCGGGACAGGCTGGAAACAACCGTCCGGGAACTCAGGGTGGAAACCGTCCGGGCTATCAAGGTGGCGGTGGTGCAAACCGAGGTCCAGCACGCAGAGGTGCGGTGATGCCTGTCGAATTAACCGATGAACAGGTTAAAAATCAGATTAAAGAAACTTTAGAAAAACTTACCAGTAAAGCAGGTAAAAATAAAGGAGCGAAATACAGAAAGGAAAAAAGAGTTTACCGTCGTGAGCAGGATGAGCGCCAGGAAGAAATGGATGCTGCAGACAGATCATTAAAAGTGACTGAATTCATTACCGTTGGTGAATTAGCATCTTTAATGAATGTAAGTCCGATGGAAGTTATTTCCGCATGTTTCTCATTAGGTGTGATGGTAACAATGAACCAGCGACTGGAGGCAGATACTTTACTTCTTGTTGCTGATGAGTTTGGCTATAAAATAGAATTCTCGGATGCTGATATTGAAGAATCTGCATTAGAAGAAGATACCGATACTGAAGAAGACATGGTTTTCCGTGCGCCGATTGTTACGGTGATGGGTCACGTGGATCATGGTAAGACTTCACTCCTGGATTATATCAGAAAAACAAATGTAATTGCCGGTGAATCCGGTGGTATTACCCAGCACATTGGTGCTTATAACGTGAAACTGGAGAACGGCCAGCGAATTACTTTCCTGGATACACCAGGTCACGAAGCCTTTACCGCAATGCGGGCCAGAGGTGCTCAGATTACCGATATTGCGATAATCGTGATCGCTGCCGATGACGACGTGATGCCACAAACCAAAGAGGCAATCTCCCACGCACAGGCAGCGGGAGTTCCAATGATTATCGCTTTGAATAAAGTGGATAAACCGAATTCAAATCCGGATAATATCCGCCAGCAGCTATCATCAATGAATATTTTGGTGGAAGAATGGGGTGGAAATGTTCAGTCTCAGGAAGTTTCGGCAAAATTTGGTAATAATATGGATGTTTTGCTTGAAAAAGTTTTACTTCAGGCTGAAATGTTAGATCTAAAGGCGAATCCAAATAAAAATGCAAGTGGTGTGGTAATTGAAGCTTCTTTAGATAAAGGCAGAGGTTACGTTTCAACTATTCTTGTGCAGGCTGGAACGCTGAAAGTTGGTGACTATGTACTTGCCGGAAAAAATCACGGTAAAGTAAAAGCGATGCTTGATGAAAGAGGAAAACCGATGGAAGAAGCAGGCCCTTCAATCCCGGTGACCATTTTAGGTTTAGACGGTGCACCGACAGCGGGAGATAGATTCCGCGTTTTTGAAGACGAAAGAGAAGCAAAAACAATTGCAACGAAACGTGAACAATTGCAGCGCGAGCAGTCTGTCCGCACTAAGAAACACGTTACTCTTGATGAGCTTGGAAGACGTATTGCTTTAGGCGACTTTAAGGAATTGAACATTATTCTGAAAGGTGACGTGGATGGTTCTGTAGAGGCACTTTCTGATCAGCTTCAAAGTTTATCAACTGAAGAAATCAGCGTAAAAATCATTCACCAGGGTGTTGGTCAGATCACCGAATCAGACGTATTATTAGCTGCGGCTTCCGATGCGATTATGATTGGTTTCAACGTTCGGGCCGGTGTTAATGCGAAAGATTTAGCAGATAAGGAGGAAATTGAAATCCGAACCTATTCCGTAATTTACGCTGCTATTGACGATGTTAAAGAAGCGATGGAAGGAATGCTTTCTCCGGAAATTAAAGAACAGGTAATTGGTAACGTCGAAATTCGTGAAGTTTTCAAGATTTCGAAAGTCGGAACAATTGCGGGTTGTATGGTTCTAACAGGAAAAATCACCAGAAACTCAAAAATCCGCTTGCTGCGTGACGGCATCGTGAAATTTGACGGTGAACTCGAAAGTTTGAAACGTTTCAAAGATGATGTAAAAGAAGTAACCAAAGGCTATGAGTGTGGATTGAACATCAAAGGATTCAATGACATCGAAGTTGGAGACATACTGGAAGTATATGAAGAAATCTCGGTGAAGAAAAAGCTGAAATAA
- the bshC gene encoding bacillithiol biosynthesis cysteine-adding enzyme BshC, producing the protein MKKVAHIPFLEIDSIPVLIKDFLTQKIPGFDGQFFDFDNMEKQIALKAENFSAQNRQILSNVFQAQYSDFTLTEKQKENLLLLAAKNTFTVTTGHQLNLFSGPAFFVYKILQTIKTAEVLKAKFPASNFVPIFWMASEDHDFEEINHFKTVEHYYEIKGKSGGAVGRIKVEDTFFISQFEEEFKDSVFGTELILLLKKAYKTGNSLTQATRILVQELFSDFGLLALDGDDANLKSLMKPVLKDELLNQTLNKKSAALVAYLSEKYGKVQVNPREINLFYLSETRDRIAFEDGKFVIVDKNQTFSEEEILTELENHPARFSPNALMRPVFQETVLPNLAYIGGNAEIMYWLELKDYFAEINLPFPVLIPRNSMLMLEEKTLAKIEKFGLTTADFFRNFAVLTREILLSGNDILPFLEEQEKVLKNHFDELKQRAALTEKTFGNLVEAEETRQMKSFDRMKKRLLRAEKIKQSEKLERLENLFATIHPGNTWQERVYNFSVFYADFGLDWLKLCYQEMDVEKSELIIFTI; encoded by the coding sequence TTGAAGAAAGTTGCACACATTCCTTTTTTAGAAATCGACAGCATTCCGGTGCTTATCAAAGATTTTCTGACGCAAAAAATTCCCGGCTTCGATGGCCAATTTTTTGATTTTGACAATATGGAAAAGCAGATCGCTTTAAAAGCTGAAAATTTTTCCGCCCAAAACAGACAAATTTTGTCAAATGTCTTTCAAGCACAATATTCAGATTTTACCTTGACTGAAAAGCAAAAGGAAAATTTGCTCCTTTTAGCAGCGAAAAATACTTTTACCGTGACTACCGGTCATCAGTTGAATCTTTTTTCGGGACCTGCATTTTTTGTTTATAAAATTTTACAGACTATAAAAACAGCGGAAGTTTTAAAAGCGAAATTTCCGGCTTCGAATTTTGTTCCCATTTTTTGGATGGCCTCTGAAGATCATGATTTTGAAGAAATCAATCACTTTAAAACAGTGGAGCATTATTACGAAATTAAAGGAAAATCCGGCGGCGCTGTCGGCAGAATTAAAGTAGAAGACACTTTTTTCATTTCTCAGTTTGAAGAAGAATTTAAAGATTCCGTTTTCGGAACGGAACTCATTTTATTGCTGAAAAAAGCCTATAAAACGGGAAACTCTTTAACTCAGGCGACACGCATTCTCGTGCAGGAGTTATTTTCGGATTTCGGTTTGCTCGCGCTTGATGGCGATGATGCGAACTTAAAATCATTGATGAAACCGGTTTTGAAAGATGAACTGCTGAATCAGACCTTGAATAAAAAATCTGCTGCTCTAGTGGCATATTTATCCGAAAAATATGGAAAAGTTCAGGTGAACCCGCGTGAGATCAACCTGTTTTATCTTTCGGAAACACGCGACAGAATTGCTTTTGAAGACGGAAAATTCGTTATTGTCGATAAAAATCAGACTTTTTCGGAAGAAGAGATTCTAACCGAACTCGAAAATCATCCCGCACGTTTCAGCCCAAATGCTTTGATGCGTCCTGTTTTTCAGGAAACGGTGTTGCCGAATTTGGCGTACATCGGTGGAAATGCGGAAATCATGTATTGGCTGGAACTGAAAGATTATTTTGCCGAAATCAATTTGCCTTTTCCGGTTTTAATACCGCGCAATTCCATGCTGATGCTGGAGGAAAAAACTTTAGCCAAAATCGAAAAATTTGGCCTTACAACGGCAGATTTTTTCAGAAATTTTGCGGTGCTCACCAGAGAAATTTTACTCAGCGGAAATGACATTTTACCTTTTTTGGAAGAACAGGAAAAAGTGCTGAAAAATCATTTTGATGAATTAAAGCAGCGCGCCGCACTTACCGAAAAAACCTTCGGAAACTTAGTGGAAGCCGAAGAAACACGGCAGATGAAATCTTTCGATAGAATGAAAAAACGGCTGCTTCGCGCCGAAAAAATCAAGCAATCAGAAAAATTAGAAAGGCTGGAAAATCTTTTTGCCACCATACATCCCGGAAATACCTGGCAGGAGCGCGTGTATAATTTTTCGGTGTTCTATGCGGACTTCGGGCTCGATTGGCTGAAGCTTTGTTACCAGGAAATGGACGTTGAAAAGTCCGAATTAATAATTTTTACCATTTAA